A region of Diospyros lotus cultivar Yz01 chromosome 3, ASM1463336v1, whole genome shotgun sequence DNA encodes the following proteins:
- the LOC127797861 gene encoding uncharacterized protein At1g08160 yields the protein MARDEAAARAPRQSSPARTLAIFFLALIVIVGLAVLIIWLAIKPKKLVYTVEKGTIHGFNLTHAQLNATFDFAIRAHNPNTKVAVYYDKVEAFVSYDDEKVGFGSLSPFFQPRRNVTHLELRLAAQNVTLYENAERDLRLEKSAGEMELDLHLKARIRFKVGKWKSRHYHMKILCSPAMARFSSSKPFQATRCDVDV from the coding sequence ATGGCAAGGGACGAGGCTGCAGCTCGAGCACCCAGGCAATCCAGCCCCGCCAGAACCCTagccatcttcttcctcgcccTAATCGTCATTGTGGGTCTCGCCGTGCTCATCATCTGGCTCGCCATCAAGCCCAAGAAACTCGTGTACACCGTCGAGAAAGGCACCATCCATGGCTTCAACCTGACCCACGCCCAGCTCAACGCCACCTTCGACTTCGCCATCCGAGCGCACAACCCCAACACCAAGGTCGCCGTCTACTACGACAAGGTGGAAGCGTTCGTCTCTTACGACGACGAGAAAGTGGGGTTCGGCTCGCTCAGCCCCTTCTTCCAGCCTCGCAGGAACGTCACCCACTTGGAGCTCCGGCTGGCGGCCCAGAACGTGACGCTGTACGAGAACGCGGAGAGGGATTTGAGGCTGGAGAAGTCGGCCGGAGAGATGGAACTGGATCTTCATCTGAAGGCGAGGATAAGGTTCAAGGTGGGGAAGTGGAAGTCGAGGCATTATCATATGAAGATCTTGTGCTCGCCGGCCATGGCTCGCTTCTCGTCGTCGAAGCCCTTCCAGGCGACGCGATGCGACGTCGATGTATGA
- the LOC127797506 gene encoding uncharacterized protein LOC127797506 isoform X1 — translation MANGADAEDYVVLSRVRPGLKRELAFALKSQAEYAGSIGRTRARRSPFGAVPCDKSKNSSNKKLKSAGSKNVNNDVEKHPVGDQFVIGVEKSMINEAMNVKCQVESGAIGDDADRVVSVSEDEPKSDVVDLASDDEQKSVLVESAAKEVEPMFMDLPEVEDLGKVCSSDEPSINGEAKKGKLEPLCKVESTMQTENLVPEAELANEVVEKGFNERPIMTVTSSSVNLMAEPLEKSASEKVDTARGAESNATGKLKMKMSKKIALKRFPTKLKELLETGLLEGLAVKYLRGVKTRGLSDMGLEGIIKGTGILCSCEMCDGTQVVSPNQFELHAGSANKRPPDYIHLKNGNTLRDVLNACKNASTESLEVTILNAIGRPYESRPTLCLNCKGPIPEAGLGRTMMLCNSCWIPKDSQPSPAPLTNNGSRSPTTFSSPKSSDSASFSNSSRSKIQGRLTRKDLRLHKLVFDALEDGTAVAYFARGQKCAEGYKKGYGLFCYCCNSEVSPSQFEAHAGWASRRKPYLHIYMSNGVSLHEFSVRLCKERKLSPEENDDLCSICADGGDLLCCDSCPRAFHTECISLSSVPCDSWYCRYCQNMFQKEKFVERNANALAAGRVAGIDPMEQITLRCIRIVETAESDVGGCALCRGHDFSKSGFGARTVILCDQCEKEYHVGCLKEHNMDDLKELPMGQWFCCKTCNSVHSALQQLVASGEEKLPESTLSLIKQKLEQKGSESVTDLDLTWRLLSGKMASDEKIRLLLSKAVSIFHDRFDPIAYSNTGSLDFIPHMVYGRNVRDQEFGGMYCAVLSVNSTVVSAGVIRVFGEEVAELPLVATSTDYEGQGYFQALFSCIENLLGLLNVKKLVLPAAYEAECIWTNKFGFEKMTEEELMKYRRDYQMLIFQGTSMLHKPIPKP, via the exons ATGGCGAACGGCGCTGATGCAGAGGATTACGTGGTCTTGTCTCGTGTCCGGCCTGGTTTAAAGCGTGAACTTGCTTTTGCGTTGAAATCGCAAGCGGAGTATGCTGGTTCCATTGGTCGGACGCGTGCAAGGAGGTCGCCATTTGGGGCTGTACCTTGTGATAAATCGAAGAATTCAAGCAACAAGAAATTGAAAAGTGCAGGCTCCAAGAATGTGAATAATGATGTGGAAAAGCATCCTGTCGGAGATCAATTCGTGATTGGTGTTGAAAAGTCGATGATCAACGAGGCTATGAATGTTAAGTGCCAGGTGGAAAGTGGTGCAATTGGAGATGATGCGGATAGAGTGGTTTCTGTAAGTGAAGACGAGCCAAAGAGTGATGTCGTGGATTTAGCCAGTGATGATGAGCAGAAGAGCGTTTTGGTAGAATCTGCTGCCAAAGAGGTGGAACCAATGTTCATGGACTTACCTGAGGTTGAGGATCTGGGAAAAGTTTGCAGTTCAGATGAACCCTCGATCAATGGGGAGGCAAAGAAGGGCAAATTAGAGCCACTGTGCAAGGTAGAATCCACCATGCAAACAGAAAATTTGGTTCCAGAGGCAGAACTAGCCAATGAAGTTGTGGAAAAGGGTTTCAATGAGAGACCTATTATGACTGTCACTAGTTCATCTGTGAATTTAATGGCAGAGCCATTGGAGAAATCAGCTTCTGAAAAGGTGGACACTGCACGAGGGGCAGAAAGTAATGCAACGGgcaaattgaaaatgaaaatgtcaaaaaagATCGCGTTGAAGCGGTTCCCAACAAAGTTGAAGGAATTACTGGAAACTGGTCTGCTTGAGGGTTTGGCAGTGAAGTACTTACGTGGTGTGAAG ACAAGAGGGCTATCAGATATGGGGCTTGAAGGAATTATTAAAGGCACTGGGATATTGTGTTCCTGTGAGATGTGTGATGGAACTCAA GTTGTTTCACCAAACCAATTTGAATTACATGCTGGTAGTGCAAACAAGCGTCCTCCTGATTATATTCACTTAAAGAATGGGAATACTCTTCGTGATGTCTTGAATGCATGCAAAAATGCTTCTACCGAATCCTTGGAAGTAACTATTCTGAATGCAATTGGACGTCCATATGAAAGCAGACCTACTTTGTGTCTGAACTGCAAAG gaCCTATTCCTGAAGCTGGGCTCGGTAGAACAATGATGCTGTGCAATTCATGCTGGATTCCAAAAGACTCTCAGCCCAGTCCTGCTCCCTTGACTAATAATGGCTCTAG GTCACCAACTACTTTTTCCAGTCCAAAGTCGTCTGACAGTGCTTCCTTCAGCAATTCATCACGGAGTAAAATTCAGGGGAGGTTAACTCGAAA AGATCTGCGGTTGCACAAGTTGGTATTTGATGCTCTGGAAGATGGAACTGCAGTGGCATATTTCGCTCGTGGGCAG AAATGTGCTGAAGGTTACAAGAAGGGTTATGGATTGTTTTGCTACTGCTGCAACAGTGAG GTCAGCCCTTCCCAGTTTGAAGCACATGCTGGTTGGGCTTCTCGTCGGAAGCC TTACCTTCACATCTATATGTCAAATGGGGTGTCTCTTCATGAGTTCTCTGTGAGGTTGTGCAAAGAACGGAAGTTATCTCCGGAGGAAAATGATGATCTCTGCTCGATCTGTGCTGATGGAGGGGATCTTTTATGTTGCGATAGTTGCCCTAGGGCTTTTCACACAG AGTGTATTTCTCTATCCAGCGTGCCCTGTGATTCTTGGTACTGCAGATATTGCCAGAATATGTTCCAGAAAGAAAAATTTGTGGAGCGCAATGCCAATGCTCTGGCAGCTGGAAGGGTTGCAGGCATAGATCCTATGGAACAGATAACACTACGGTGCATCCGTATTGTTGAAACTGCAGAGTCTGATGTTGGAGGATGTGCTCTCTGCAG GGGTCATGATTTCAGCAAATCAGGATTTGGTGCTCGGACAGTTATACTTTGTGATCAG TGCGAGAAGGAATATCATGTTGGCTGCTTAAAGGAGCATAACATGGATGATCTAAAG GAATTGCCCATGGGCCAGTGGTTCTGTTGCAAGACCTGCAACAGTGTTCACTCTGCTTTGCAACAACTGGTTGCTAGTGGAGAAGAAAAATTGCCAGAATCAACGCTGAGCCTTATCAAGCAGAAACTAGAGCAGAAAGGTTCTGAAAGTGTGACTGATCTCGATCTAACATGGAGGCTTCTTAGTGGGAAGATGGCTTCTGATGAAAAAATTAGACTGTTGCTTTCAAAGGCTGTTTCTATCTTCCAT GATCGTTTTGACCCTATAGCATATTCGAACACTGGCAGTCTGGATTTTATTCCACACATGGTTTATGG GAGGAACGTGAGGGATCAGGAATTTGGGGGAATGTACTGTGCGGTATTATCAGTCAA CTCAACCGTTGTGTCTGCTGGAGTTATTCGAGTATTTGGAGAGGAAGTAGCAGAGCTTCCTTTGGTTGCAACTAGTACTGATTATGAGGGACAG GGCTATTTCCAGGCACTATTCTCTTGCATAGAAAACCTACTTGGACTTCTCAATGTGAAAAAGCTCGTGCTGCCAGCTGCATATGAAGCGGAATGTATTTGGACAAATAAATTTGGTTTCGAGAAGATGACGGAAGAAGAG CTGATGAAATACCGAAGAGATTATCAAATGCTGATCTTTCAAGGGACATCAATGCTTCACAAGCCAATACCGAAGCCTTGA
- the LOC127797506 gene encoding uncharacterized protein LOC127797506 isoform X2, which yields MANGADAEDYVVLSRVRPGLKRELAFALKSQAEYAGSIGRTRARRSPFGAVPCDKSKNSSNKKLKSAGSKNVNNDVEKHPVGDQFVIGVEKSMINEAMNVKCQVESGAIGDDADRVVSVSEDEPKSDVVDLASDDEQKSVLVESAAKEVEPMFMDLPEVEDLGKVCSSDEPSINGEAKKGKLEPLCKVESTMQTENLVPEAELANEVVEKGFNERPIMTVTSSSVNLMAEPLEKSASEKVDTARGAESNATGKLKMKMSKKIALKRFPTKLKELLETGLLEGLAVKYLRGVKTRGLSDMGLEGIIKGTGILCSCEMCDGTQVVSPNQFELHAGSANKRPPDYIHLKNGNTLRDVLNACKNASTESLEVTILNAIGRPYESRPTLCLNCKGPIPEAGLGRTMMLCNSCWIPKDSQPSPAPLTNNGSSPKSSDSASFSNSSRSKIQGRLTRKDLRLHKLVFDALEDGTAVAYFARGQKCAEGYKKGYGLFCYCCNSEVSPSQFEAHAGWASRRKPYLHIYMSNGVSLHEFSVRLCKERKLSPEENDDLCSICADGGDLLCCDSCPRAFHTECISLSSVPCDSWYCRYCQNMFQKEKFVERNANALAAGRVAGIDPMEQITLRCIRIVETAESDVGGCALCRGHDFSKSGFGARTVILCDQCEKEYHVGCLKEHNMDDLKELPMGQWFCCKTCNSVHSALQQLVASGEEKLPESTLSLIKQKLEQKGSESVTDLDLTWRLLSGKMASDEKIRLLLSKAVSIFHDRFDPIAYSNTGSLDFIPHMVYGRNVRDQEFGGMYCAVLSVNSTVVSAGVIRVFGEEVAELPLVATSTDYEGQGYFQALFSCIENLLGLLNVKKLVLPAAYEAECIWTNKFGFEKMTEEELMKYRRDYQMLIFQGTSMLHKPIPKP from the exons ATGGCGAACGGCGCTGATGCAGAGGATTACGTGGTCTTGTCTCGTGTCCGGCCTGGTTTAAAGCGTGAACTTGCTTTTGCGTTGAAATCGCAAGCGGAGTATGCTGGTTCCATTGGTCGGACGCGTGCAAGGAGGTCGCCATTTGGGGCTGTACCTTGTGATAAATCGAAGAATTCAAGCAACAAGAAATTGAAAAGTGCAGGCTCCAAGAATGTGAATAATGATGTGGAAAAGCATCCTGTCGGAGATCAATTCGTGATTGGTGTTGAAAAGTCGATGATCAACGAGGCTATGAATGTTAAGTGCCAGGTGGAAAGTGGTGCAATTGGAGATGATGCGGATAGAGTGGTTTCTGTAAGTGAAGACGAGCCAAAGAGTGATGTCGTGGATTTAGCCAGTGATGATGAGCAGAAGAGCGTTTTGGTAGAATCTGCTGCCAAAGAGGTGGAACCAATGTTCATGGACTTACCTGAGGTTGAGGATCTGGGAAAAGTTTGCAGTTCAGATGAACCCTCGATCAATGGGGAGGCAAAGAAGGGCAAATTAGAGCCACTGTGCAAGGTAGAATCCACCATGCAAACAGAAAATTTGGTTCCAGAGGCAGAACTAGCCAATGAAGTTGTGGAAAAGGGTTTCAATGAGAGACCTATTATGACTGTCACTAGTTCATCTGTGAATTTAATGGCAGAGCCATTGGAGAAATCAGCTTCTGAAAAGGTGGACACTGCACGAGGGGCAGAAAGTAATGCAACGGgcaaattgaaaatgaaaatgtcaaaaaagATCGCGTTGAAGCGGTTCCCAACAAAGTTGAAGGAATTACTGGAAACTGGTCTGCTTGAGGGTTTGGCAGTGAAGTACTTACGTGGTGTGAAG ACAAGAGGGCTATCAGATATGGGGCTTGAAGGAATTATTAAAGGCACTGGGATATTGTGTTCCTGTGAGATGTGTGATGGAACTCAA GTTGTTTCACCAAACCAATTTGAATTACATGCTGGTAGTGCAAACAAGCGTCCTCCTGATTATATTCACTTAAAGAATGGGAATACTCTTCGTGATGTCTTGAATGCATGCAAAAATGCTTCTACCGAATCCTTGGAAGTAACTATTCTGAATGCAATTGGACGTCCATATGAAAGCAGACCTACTTTGTGTCTGAACTGCAAAG gaCCTATTCCTGAAGCTGGGCTCGGTAGAACAATGATGCTGTGCAATTCATGCTGGATTCCAAAAGACTCTCAGCCCAGTCCTGCTCCCTTGACTAATAATGGCTCTAG TCCAAAGTCGTCTGACAGTGCTTCCTTCAGCAATTCATCACGGAGTAAAATTCAGGGGAGGTTAACTCGAAA AGATCTGCGGTTGCACAAGTTGGTATTTGATGCTCTGGAAGATGGAACTGCAGTGGCATATTTCGCTCGTGGGCAG AAATGTGCTGAAGGTTACAAGAAGGGTTATGGATTGTTTTGCTACTGCTGCAACAGTGAG GTCAGCCCTTCCCAGTTTGAAGCACATGCTGGTTGGGCTTCTCGTCGGAAGCC TTACCTTCACATCTATATGTCAAATGGGGTGTCTCTTCATGAGTTCTCTGTGAGGTTGTGCAAAGAACGGAAGTTATCTCCGGAGGAAAATGATGATCTCTGCTCGATCTGTGCTGATGGAGGGGATCTTTTATGTTGCGATAGTTGCCCTAGGGCTTTTCACACAG AGTGTATTTCTCTATCCAGCGTGCCCTGTGATTCTTGGTACTGCAGATATTGCCAGAATATGTTCCAGAAAGAAAAATTTGTGGAGCGCAATGCCAATGCTCTGGCAGCTGGAAGGGTTGCAGGCATAGATCCTATGGAACAGATAACACTACGGTGCATCCGTATTGTTGAAACTGCAGAGTCTGATGTTGGAGGATGTGCTCTCTGCAG GGGTCATGATTTCAGCAAATCAGGATTTGGTGCTCGGACAGTTATACTTTGTGATCAG TGCGAGAAGGAATATCATGTTGGCTGCTTAAAGGAGCATAACATGGATGATCTAAAG GAATTGCCCATGGGCCAGTGGTTCTGTTGCAAGACCTGCAACAGTGTTCACTCTGCTTTGCAACAACTGGTTGCTAGTGGAGAAGAAAAATTGCCAGAATCAACGCTGAGCCTTATCAAGCAGAAACTAGAGCAGAAAGGTTCTGAAAGTGTGACTGATCTCGATCTAACATGGAGGCTTCTTAGTGGGAAGATGGCTTCTGATGAAAAAATTAGACTGTTGCTTTCAAAGGCTGTTTCTATCTTCCAT GATCGTTTTGACCCTATAGCATATTCGAACACTGGCAGTCTGGATTTTATTCCACACATGGTTTATGG GAGGAACGTGAGGGATCAGGAATTTGGGGGAATGTACTGTGCGGTATTATCAGTCAA CTCAACCGTTGTGTCTGCTGGAGTTATTCGAGTATTTGGAGAGGAAGTAGCAGAGCTTCCTTTGGTTGCAACTAGTACTGATTATGAGGGACAG GGCTATTTCCAGGCACTATTCTCTTGCATAGAAAACCTACTTGGACTTCTCAATGTGAAAAAGCTCGTGCTGCCAGCTGCATATGAAGCGGAATGTATTTGGACAAATAAATTTGGTTTCGAGAAGATGACGGAAGAAGAG CTGATGAAATACCGAAGAGATTATCAAATGCTGATCTTTCAAGGGACATCAATGCTTCACAAGCCAATACCGAAGCCTTGA